From Juglans regia cultivar Chandler chromosome 6, Walnut 2.0, whole genome shotgun sequence, the proteins below share one genomic window:
- the LOC108997971 gene encoding protein CUP-SHAPED COTYLEDON 1 yields MEESLPPGFRFHPTDEELISYYLTGKVSDVGFTSKAVAVVDLNKCEPWDLPAKASMGEKEWYFFSMRDRKYPTGLRTNRATEAGYWKTTGKDKEIFRAGSVLIGMKKTLVFYKGRAPRGEKSNWVMHEYRLESKHPFRSTKEEWVVCRVFQKSAVKKPQQITQVSSQLPSDLESPCETNSNVNEFGDIELPNLNSNIANSSNRFISNISPQSSYHSDNNNANNIMNMNLNMNWAAVREAAATLPSLSWRPASSQLLTSAAGLSVNSLLLKALQQRSYPPREAASTNDHHYSYNMQPQGIISHLGSNDLGSNLQASSSKVLESVQIQQQSEQPAFNLDSIW; encoded by the exons ATGGAAGAAAGTCTTCCTCCTGGGTTCAGGTTCCATCCCACTGATGAAGAACTCATCTCGTATTATCTAACTGGAAAGGTTTCTGATGTTGGTTTCACATCCAAAGCTGTAGCAGTTGTTGATCTCAATAAGTGTGAACCTTGGGACCTcccag CCAAGGCCTCCATGGGAGAAAAAGAATGGTATTTTTTCAGCATGAGAGACAGAAAATACCCAACTGGACTTCGAACCAACCGAGCCACTGAAGCTGGCTATTGGAAAACGACAGGGAAGGACAAGGAAATATTTCGTGCAGGATCAGTACTGATTGGGAtgaagaaaaccctagttttCTACAAGGGAAGAGCTCCCAGGGGTGAGAAAAGCAATTGGGTTATGCATGAATACCGGCTAGAAAGCAAGCATCCTTTTAGATCAACAAAG GAAGAATGGGTGGTTTGTCGTGTTTTCCAAAAGAGTGCAGTGAAAAAACCACAGCAGATCACGCAAGTATCCTCGCAGCTGCCATCTGATCTTGAGTCTCCATGTGAAACAAACTCAAATGTAAATGAATTCGGAGACATTGAGTTACCAAATCTAAACAGCAATATTGCAAATTCATCGAACAGATTCATCAGTAATATATCACCACAAAGTAGTTATCACAGTGACAACAACAATGCTAACAAtatcatgaacatgaacttgaacatgaatTGGGCCGCAGTAAGGGAGGCGGCGGCTACTCTACCATCACTCTCATGGCGTCCAGCTTCCAGCCAGCTGCTAACCTCAGCTGCAGGTCTCTCGGTGAATTCCTTGCTTCTCAAGGCATTACAGCAGAGAAGCTATCCACCAAGAGAAGCTGCAAGTACTAATGATCATCACTATTCGTACAATATGCAGCCACAAGGGATAATTTCCCACTTGGGATCAAATGATTTGGGTTCTAACTTGCAGGCCTCTTCCTCTAAAGTCTTGGAGTCTGTGCAAATACAGCAGCAGTCGGAGCAGCCTGCATTCAATTTGGATTCCATTTGGTGA